In Plasmodium gaboni strain SY75 chromosome 8, whole genome shotgun sequence, one DNA window encodes the following:
- a CDS encoding putative protein phosphatase, which produces MGTCISFLKKNSVKEKKNTRRRLSISTKIDLPDETEEIKRSIQELKHNDDKFKESSENVTTRKISENEVKEEVEGEEDEEEERKKKLDKKKKTLKNRSSVAGVRASHFQEDFEKKCVKIKGSVEKLHENGIGYVCRKGLKPESPNQDDFIIITTENLALYAIFDGHGPYGHDVSNYVQKELPYMIIKNENFLKNPKEVFTKAFLNIHENIERTTNAYLDSFTNKNSNNKFHINSNFVINDQTLENMQGYNNYTDSDTNSDDSYDYDDTIEDDEDEEDDEEDESNDNKDDDEEEESNSSIDDEFNKENKKTKKENDTDVKEEKSLTTKKKKQKKKKMKKRKKKKNKIFFDSTMSGTTATIIVHLFKEKKLYVAYVGDSRAVLGKRKNGSNQLSAVELTKDHKPNCAAEKRRIISSGGQVMKLEGDIPYRVFIKNKFYPGLAMSRAIGDTIGHQIGIIAEPDFIEVNINEDEDILVLICSDGVWEFISSEEAVNLIYEFGYNNVQDAVENLARESWDRWLNEEENIVDDITIQAIYLSEKSKYLK; this is translated from the exons ATGGGTACATGCATCTcttttcttaaaaaaaattctg ttaaagagaaaaaaaatactaGAAGAAGACTTTCAATTAGCACCAAAATTGATTTGCCCGATGAAACtgaagaaataaaaagaagCATACAGGAATTAAAACACAATGATGATAAATTTAAGGAATCATCTGAAAATGTGACAACAAGAAAAATAAGCGAAAATGAAGTAAAGGAAGAGGTTGAAGGAGAAgaagatgaagaagaagaaagaaaaaaaaaattagataagaagaaaaaaactTTAAAAAATCGTTCATCGGTAGCTGGAGTAAGAGCTTCACATTTCCAAGAAGATTTTGAAAAGAAGTgtgtaaaaataaaaggatCTGTAGAGAAATTACATGAAAATGGTATTGGATATGTATGTAGGAAAGGATTAAAACCAGAAAGTCCAAATCAAGAtgattttattattattactacGGAGAATCTAGCCTTATATGCTATTTTTGATGGTCATGGACCATATGGACATGATGTTTCTAATTATGTACAAAAAGAACTACcatatatgattattaaaaacgaaaattttttaaaaaatccAAAAGAAGTTTTTACAAAAGCCTTTCTAAATATTCatgaaaatattgaaaGAACTACAAATGCATATTTAGATTCttttacaaataaaaatagtaataataagTTCCATATAAATTCTAATTTTGTTATAAACGATCAAACATTAGAAAATATGCAAggatataataattatactGATAGTGATACAAATAGTGATGATAGTTATGATTATGATGATACTATAgaagatgatgaagatgaaGAAGACGACGAAGAAGATGAATCCaatgataataaagatgatgatgaagaagaagaaagTAATAGTAGTATTGATGATGAATTTAAtaaggaaaataaaaaaacaaaaaaagaaaatgatacAGATGttaaagaagaaaaatcATTAACtaccaaaaaaaagaaacaaaaaaaaaaaaaaatgaaaaaaagaaaaaagaaaaaaaataaaatattctttGATAGTACTATGAGTGGTACTACAGCTACTATTATTGTTCATTTGTTCaaagaaaagaaattatatgtaGCTTATGTAGGAGATTCTAGAGCTGTTCTTGGAAAACGAAAAAATGGATCAAATCAATTATCAGCAGTAGAATTAACCAAAGATCATAAGCCAAATTGTGCTGCtgaaaaaagaagaataaTAAGTTCTGGAGGACAAGTTATGAAGTTAGAAGGAGATATACCCTATCGTgttttcataaaaaataaattttatcCAGGATTAGCAATGTCAAG AGCTATAGGTGATACCATTGGGCATCAGATAGGAATAATAGCCGAACCAGATTTTATTGaagtaaatataaatgaagatGAAGACATACTGGTTCTCATTTGTAGTGATGGTGTGTGGGAATTTATATCTTCAGAAGAAGCAgttaatttaatttatgAATTTGGATATAACAAT GTTCAAGATGCCGTTGAAAATTTAGCAAGGGAATCCTGGGATCGATGGTTAAAcgaagaagaaaatattgTGGACGATATCACAATACAAGCAATATACTTATCCGAAAAATcgaaatatttaaaataa
- a CDS encoding putative protein phosphatase — protein SVNNTCKRIDERIAQEYPNSRDGATCVIVLIKDEYAYIINIGDSCAYLCRYLNNCNQAIELVDIHKPWVITEKERIIKHGGTIENGRVNDIIDVTRSFGDLSLKKYGLLCTGTFKKFKINSDDNFIILGTDGFFGFVDINYVINEITNLSKKEERLVNVEKKKTVFDAKSICNIMVEHAIVDKKSQDNVTVVLIKFLHKKKKKKKKKKKKKNIYM, from the exons AG ACGGTGCCACATGTGTGATAgttttaataaaagatgaatatgcttatattataaacataGGAGATTCATGTGCTTATTTGTGTCgttatttaaataattgtaatcaag CCATTGAGTTAGTAGATATTCATAAGCCTTGGGTTATAACagaaaaagaaagaataataaaacatgGAGGTACTATTGAAAATGGAAGAGTGAACGATATAATCGATGTTACAAGATCTTTTGGGGACTTATC ATTAAAGAAATATGGCTTATTGTGTACAGGGACATTTAAAAAgtttaaaataaattctgacgataattttataattctGGGAACAGATGGATTTTTTGGTTTTGTTGATATAAACTATGTAATAAATGAGATAACAAATTTGTCTAAAAAg GAAGAAAGATTGGTAAACgttgaaaaaaaaaagacaGTATTCGATGCAAAGAGtatttgtaatattatgGTGGAACATGCTATTGTTGATAAAAAATCTCAA GATAATGTAACGGTTGTTTTAATCAAATTTCTgcacaaaaaaaaaaaaaaaaaaaaaaaaaaaaagaagaagaagaatatatatatgtga